GGTTGCCGGGCCAGTCAGTGATCGCCGGGCCAATCAGTGATCGCCGGGCCAATCAGTCTAGGGGCGCGCAGATTTCCCCGTCAAGGGCCACCCGGCCGCGCACCCGCGACAATCGACGACAGGGGCAAAACGCGCACCCCGCCGAGGTCGCGCCGAGCCCAAGCCGCCAGAGCCCGGATGGTCGAGGTCTTGGGGTGGCCAATCGCCACCGCCCAACCTCGGCGCCGCGCCAAGGCGAGCGCCGCTCCCAGTCGTTCGGGGACTGTAACAAGGTCACGCGCGTCGTCCAAGAACACGTCGCGCTCGAGGCAGGTGGCGCCGATCCGGCGGGCGACGCGGCAGAGCACGGTCGCGCTGGTGGTCCGCGAGTCGAGGAAGGGCAGGCGACGGCGCTTGAGCTCCCGCAGCAAGCGGGCGGCGGCGTCGGGGTCGGCGCTGAAGGCAGAACCCATATGGCTGTTGACCCCCACGGCCCCGGAAACCCGCGACAAGGCCTCGGCCAGCACCGGCGCCACGCGGCCGCCGCGACCCAGCACGACGGGCTCGTCGCTGATCGCCGTCGAGCGCTGCGGCTCGAGGGGCAGGTGCAGCCAGGGCTCGCGCCCCGCCGCGCGCAGCAGGGCCACGCTGGCCGCCGTCTGCCGCGCGTGGGGCAGGAGGGCGAAGGTCAGCGGCAGCGGCAAGGCGAGCAGCTCGCGCAGCGGCCCGAGCGCGCGACCGAGATCGTCGATGACAATCGCCAGGCAGGGGCGCGCGCGGTCGCAGCGCGGCAGCGGCGCCGTTGCGGGCGGCGCGGCGGGGGCGGCGACCCGCCACGGGGCGCGATCGCAGGCCAAGCCGCCCCAATGGGCCGGCCCCAGCCAGTGCGCCAGCCCCAGCCAGTGCGCCAGCCCCAGCCAGAGCGCCAGCCCCAGCAGCGGCACGAGCGCTGCCCGTCCGACGGGCACCAGCAGCCGGCCGAGCCCGCACCGGCGCCTCAAGGCCGCAGCCACTGCCGAGCGTCCAAGAGCAGCTCGCGATGGCGCAGCTCGAAATAGGCGGCGGGGTCACCGCTGAGCGGGTCGAGACCCGCTCGCCCGACGGCCGCACCGCGAAAGACGCGCTGCCCGGCTTCGACGGCGAGCTGGGTCAGATAGCCGTAGAGCGTGTAGTACCCCTCGCCGTGGTCGACCAGCACGAGCTGACCATAGCCCGGCAAGGTCTGCGCGACGCGCACGACCCCGCCGTGGACCACGCGCACAGGCGCGCCGCGCGCCGGCGCGAAGACCAGCGCACCGCGCCCCACCGTCGGGCCCACCGCGGCTGACGCGGCACCAGCGGCGGTGGCGGTGCCGGCAGCGCCGGCAGCCAGGGGCGCCTCGACCGGGACCGGGAGATGCCCGCGACGCGCGGCGAAGCCCCCCGCGCGCTCGAGCCGCGAATCGAGCTGGGCGACCTTCCGCAGCAGCGCGCGCTGGGCCAGCGAGAGCTCGCTGCGCAGCGCCTGCCGCGCCTGCCGCGTGCGGCGGATGCGCGTCAGCGAGCTGCGATGGGCCTGGCGCAGCCGCTCCGCCTCCTCCTGACCCTGGCGCAGCGCCGCGCTCAGCGCGCGCTGCTTGCGCTGTTGCTCGGCCAGCGCCTGCTGCTGCCGCGCGAGCTGACGCCGCTCGCGCGCATAGAGTGCCAGCTCGCGCGCGTCGCGCTCGAGCAGGTAGTGGACCGCGGCCGACTTGAGCAGGAACGCGCCAGGGCGCTGATCCTCGAGCAGCAAGCGGAGCTGGCCTCCCGCGCTGAGCTCATAGAGCGCGCGCAGGCGCTGGGCGAGCTGGAGGCGGCGCTCGGCGCTGCGCTGCGTGAGCGCCATGAGGCGCCGGCGCGTTTCTCCGAGCTCGACGTCGATGAGCTGACGCCGCGCGTCGAGCTGCTCGAGCGTGGCTTGCTGCTGCACGGCCTGCTCCGTGAGGCCCTCCAACGCCGCCAGCGTCGTCGTCTCGCGGCGCAACAGCCCCGTCAGGCCCGCGCCACCCTGGGCGCTCGGCGGGGGTCCGACCGACAGCAACGCGAGGACGACGAGAGCGAGGCTGCGCCGCCCTCGGCCGCGGTGCCCCCTCATCGCTCAGACCTCAGCGCTGCGGCCAAGCGCGACGCCGCTGCCGATCAGCCCGACGCCGACGGCAGCGAGCAGGCCAGCCGCGATCGTCAGCGGTTCAAAAAAGCTCAGCTCGGCGCCACCGGGCAGCGACCCGAGCAGGGCCGTGAGCCGCGGTGCACCCCAACGGAAGGCGCCATAGAGCGCGGCCAGCGCCAAGACGCCGCCCGTCAGGCCCTGCAGCGCGCCCTCGACCAGCAGCGGCCCACGAATGAAACCGCGCGTCGCGCCGAGCAGCATCTGGATCTCGATCTCCTCGCGGCGGCTATAGACGCCGAGACGAATCGTGCTCGCCGCCAGATAAACGCAGGCGAGGCCGACCAGCAGCGCGACCAGCAGCGCCAGGCCGCGCAGGAGCTGCGCGAGCTGCCCGAGCCGCGCGGCCCAATGCCCCAGGTGCTCGACACGCTCGACCGCCGGTGAGGCCTCGAGCAGCGCCAACAAGGGCAAGAGCGCGGGCCCCAGGCCTTCGCGGAGCCGCAGCTCGAGCGAGCTCGGAAAGAAGTCCGTCTCGACGCCCGCCAAGAGGTTACTGCGCGGCCCGAGCACCTGCCGCAGCCGCTGGTAGGCCAGCGCGGGCGTGATGCGTTGCACCAGCTTCACGTCCGGCCGACTCGCCAGCAGGGCCACCAGCGCGTCGACCGCAGGCGCGGCGGCGGCGGGCCTGAGGAAGGCGATCAGCTGGGTGCCACGGCCCCAGCGCCGCGTCAGACGATCGACGTTATGCGAGCCGAGGACGGCGAGGCCGATCAGCAGCATCGTCACGGCCATCGCGGCGATCGCCGCGAGCTGGACCAGCGCACTGCGCCGCATCGCACGCAGCGCCTGCCCCGCGTAGTAGGGCCAGCGGGTCATGCCGAGGGTACCGCCTCGAACCAGGGCGCGACCGGCCCCAGCCCGCTGCCCTCGGCGCTCGCCGGCGGCGGCGTCTCCGCCCCCTCCTCGCCGCCCGGCGCGTCTTCCACCGGGTAGCGCAGCTCGATCACACGCCCGGCCTCGAGGCGCAAGAGCTGGGCATCGCCGGCGCGATCGATCAACAGCGGATCGTGCGTCGCGACGATCACCGTCGTGCCCGCCCGCGCCGCCTCCTGCAGCAGCGAGAGCACCACCAGCGTCCAAACCGGGTCGAGGTTACCGGTCGGCTCATCGGCGAGGATAATCGTCGGCTGCGCGATCAGCGCGCGCGCGATCGCCACCCGCTGCTGCTCACCGCCGGAGAGGGCCCCGGCAGCCGTGTCGGCCGCTCGCTCGAGGCCGACGGCGGCCAGCACCGCCTGGCTGCGCTCGCGCACGACCCTGCGCGACAGCCCCTGGATCTCCAACGGAAGGGCCACATTTCGCGCCACGCTGCACTCGCGCAGCAGCCGAAAATCCTGGAAGACCACGCCAACGTTGCGCCGCAGGAAGGGGATCGAGCTGGCACGCAGCCGCGCGATATTGCGACCGGCGATCACCACCTGCCCGGCGTCCGGCTGTTCCGCGGCGAAGATCGTGCGGAGGAGCGTCGTCTTACCCGCGCCGCTGGCGCCCGTGAGCAGCATCAGCGTGCCGCGCGCGACCTGCAGCGAGACATCGTCGAGCGCCGCGACCACGCCGTAGCGCTTGCTCACGCCAAAGAGCTGAATCACCGGCACCGCCGACAGCTCATCGCTCATGGGCACCGTCCCCCGAAGGCCAACCGCCGCGCGTCGCGCCCCGACCCGACGCCAGCGATCGACCTGACGCCAGCGATCGACCTGACGCTAGCGATCGCCCCGACCCCTGAGCGGCGGGTTTCCAGCGACCAGTCTTTGGCGTCGTATCTCATGGGAGCCGGGTGCCCAGAGCCTACACCGCCCGCGCGATGCTGGCCGCGAGCGCTGCGCTGGCTCCGCAGCCAGGGCGCATATCTGGCCGTTATCACGCCTGATCTGACGGGGCAAGAAAGCGCCCGCCGGGGTGGCCGGCAGGCCGGACCGGCCGCCTCTCGCGGCGATGCCCGCTCGTCGATAGAATGCTTAGCAATTTCAAACATGTATCGATGTATGTCCAAGGCTCACCACGGCGATAGGAGGACTCCGCTGGTGGTCCGCCACGTGCATAGGCGCGCTCCGCCCGGAATCCAGCCGCGGCGGCAGTCGCAAAGCCTAAGCCCAGGCATATGCTCGGGGTTCATCGCTCAGCCCACAAGCTTATCCACACCCACGACACAAGGACTTGGGGATCAGGCAGGCCTCGGGCACAACATCTTGTGCAAAAAAGTTTGACGCGCCGCGCCTCGGTGCCTAATTTCTCCGTGCACAGGAGATCCCAGGTCGGCATTGGTCGGCGCCTGGCGGCGGCCCAAGCGAGCGCGTAGTTTTAAGCTCGCCAGGGCTTAGCGTCATGCCTAGCGCTGGATCGTCGTGGCCTTGCGCCGAGCGCAGCGGCGCGGGGCCGCGCGGGGGGAGATCCGTGATTGGGCGGCGGCCCGGGTCGCGTGCGCGTGTCGCGTGCACGGCCGTGTCCTTCGGACCGCGCGAACATCCCGGCCCCATGAGGGGGTTGGCTTTCGGGAGGCACCATGCTGGAAAAGAGGGTCGAGATCACCACCCTGAAGTCCGAGCCGCCAACGACACTTCAGCCGCGCCAGACCGGCCTGCGGCTCGAGCGCCATTTCACGGACGGCCAGGTGCATCCCTTCGACACCCTCGAGTGGGAGTCGCGCGACGCGGTGATCAGCGCCGGATCGGGCGAGGTGGTCTTCGAACAACGCGGCGTCGAAGCGCCTAAGAGCTGGTCGCAGATGGCCACCAACGTGGTGGTGCAGAAGTATTTCCGCGGCGCCGTCGGCACGCCCCAGCGCGAGACCAGCGTGCGGCAGTTGATCGGCCGCGTGGTCGACACCATCGCCCGCTGGGGACGCGAGCAGCGCTACTTCGCCAACGAAGAAACGGCGCGGATCTTCTCCGACGAGCTGGCCCACCTGCTGGTGACGCAGCGGGCCGCCTTCAACAGCCCCGTCTGGTTCAATGTCGGCGTCGAGGCACATCCGCAGTGCTCCGCCTGCTTCATCAACTCGGTCGACGACACGATGGAGTCGATCATGACGCTGGTGAAGACGGAGGGCATGCTCTTCAAGTACGGCTCCGGCACCGGCACGAACTTCTCGGCGCTGCGCAGCTCTAACGAGCTGCTGGGCGGCGGGGGACAGGCCTCGGGCCCCGTGTCGTTCATGCGCGGCTACGACGCCTTCGCCGGCGTGATCAAATCGGGCGGCAAGACGCGCCGCGCCGCCAAGATGGTGATCCTCAACGTCGACCATCCAGACATCATGGAGTTCATCGAGTCCAAGGCGCACGAGGAGCGCAAGGCCTGGTCCTTGATCGACTCCGGCTACGACGGGTCGTTCAATGGCGAGGCCTACAATTCGGTGTTCTTCCAGAACGCCAACCATAGCGTCCGCGTCACCGATGCCTTCATGCAGGCCGTGGCCAATGACGAGGCGTGGGAGCTGCGCGCCGTCACCAGCGGCAAGGTCGTACGCACCCTGCCCGCCCGCGAGGTGATGCGCGCGCTGGTCGGCGCGGCGCACCAATGCGGCGATCCGGGCATGCAGTTCCACTCGACGATCAACGATTGGCATACCTGCCCCAACACGGCGCCGATCAACGCGTCGAATCCGTGCTCGGAGTACATGTTTCTCGACGACTCGGCCTGCAACCTGGCGAGCCTCAACCTGCGCAAGTTCCAGCAGGCCGACGGCTCCCTCGACGTCGAGGCCTTTCGCCATGCCGTGCGCATCGTGATCCTGGCGCAGGAGATCCTCGTCGATAACAGCCAGTATCCGACGCCGCGGATCACGGAGAACAGCCACAAGTTCCGCCCGCTCGGCCTCGGCTACGCCAACCTCGGCGCGCTGCTGATGAGCCGCGGGCTGCCCTATGACAGCGAGGCCGGACGCGCCGTCGCCGCGGCGATCACCGCGCTGATGCACGGTGAGGCCAACCGCGTCAGCGCCCTGATTGCCGCCGACCGCGGCCCCTTCGAGGGCGCCGCGATCAATCGGCAGCCGATGCTGCGCGTGATGCAGAAGCACCGCGCCCAGCTCGACCGCATCGACGCCGCCTACGTGCCCTATGAGCTGATGGAGACGACGCGCCGCGCCTGGGACGAGGTGATCGAGCTGGGCGGCAAGCACGGCTTCCGCAACGCTCAGGTCACGGTGCTGGCGCCCACCGGCACGATCGCCTTCATGATGGATTGCGACACCACGGGAGTCGAACCGGACATCGCGCTCGTCAAGTACAAGAAGCTCGTCGGCGGGGGCATGCTGAAGATCGTCAACAACACCGTGCCCGAGGCGCTGCGGCGGCTCGGTTATGCCGAGCACGAGACGCGCCAGATCATCGACTTCATCGATGCGCACGACGGCATCGAAGGCGCCCCGTCGATCAAGGAGGAGCACCTTCCGGTCTTCGACTGCGCCTTCCCCGCGCCGAAGGGCAAGCGGACGATCAACTACCTGGGCCATGTGCGGATGATGGCGGCCGTGCAGCCCTTCCTCTCGGGGGCGATCAGCAAGACGGTCAATATGCCGCACGACTGCACGCCGGCCGACATCGAGGACGCCTATCTGCAGGCCTGGCGGCTCGGTCTCAAGGCGCTGGCGGTCTACCGCGACGGCTGCAAGCGTACGCAGCCCTTGAGCACCAAGCGCGACGAGCAGCCGGCGGCCGAGACCGCCACGGTCAGCGGCAAGCTCGATCCGCGCACGGAGGCCAAGGGGCCACCGCAGGCCGTGCGGCACCGGCTACCGGCCGAGCGGCGCAGCCTGACGCATAAGTTCAGCATCGGCGGCCACGAAGGCTACCTGACCGTCGGGATGTATGAGGACGGACGGCCGGGCGAGATCTTCATCCGCATGGCCAAGGAGGGCAGCACGATCAGCGGGCTGGTCGACAGCTTCGCCACGGCGATCTCGCTGGCGCTGCAGCACGGCGTGCCGATCAAGCTCCTGGTCGACAAGTTCGCCCACACGCGCTTCGAGCCCTCGGGTTGGTCGGACAACAAGAAGATCAGCTACGCGAAGTCGATCATGGACTACATCTTCCGCTGGCTCGATCTGAAGTTCCCGGAGGGCCACTACGCCGATCAGCAGACGCTGCCGGGCATCGACGTCGAGTCGAAGCACGCCCCGCTGATCGAGCAGGTCGCCGGCCGGGCGCTCGATCCGGCGGACGACAGCCTCGGCCAGGATCAGGGCGGGCTGCTGCGCATCCCGTCGACGCAGATGTCGATGCTCTACGCGGCGCATAGTGCGCCCCCCTGTTCGGAGTGCGGCAGCATCGAGATGGTGCCCAACGGCACCTGCTACAAATGCCTCAACTGCGGCTCGACCAGCGGCTGCAGCTAGGCGCGCCCTCGGGCGCGGCCGTGTCGCGGCGCGCGCGCACCCATCCGCAGGCTTTGACCGACCCGCAGGCTCGTGCTGCAATGGCCGACGCCGCATGCTGCTGCTCCACCTCAGCGACCTTCACCTCTCCCGCTACGGCGAACGTGGCGACTGGAGCCAGCCCGACGAAGAGGAGGGCTGGGAGCTCGTCCATCAATGGCAGCGCTGGCGCATCGAGGGTCGCCGCGATCGCAAGGGCCGGCCCGATAAGCTGCGCCTGCTCGACCCCGAGGGGGTCGTGCACCAGGGGCGCGGCTGGCCGGCGCGCAAAGACGAGAAGATCATCAGCCGCCTCCTGGCGCTGGCGATGGAGCGCCACCTGACCTCGGCCGAGGCGCTGGTGACCAATCGGCCGACGCCCGAGGACCTGCAGGCGCTGCTGCGCCTCGACCCGACCAACACCAACCTGCGCTTCCTCCAGGTCGTCGACCAGCTCCTGCCGCTCGGGCCCGAGCTGATCGCGGTCACCGGCGACACGACCGACAACGGCTTCGGCTACCGCCTGCTCGAGCACTACCTGCAGCCCTGGATCGACCGCCAGCGCCTCTTCGTCGTGCCCGGCAACCACGACACCTACGAGATCATGCCGCGGCGCGGACGGCGGGCGCGCATCCAGGCCAAGGGGGAGCAATACCGCGCCTTCAGCCAGCGCATCGGCAACGCGCCGAACGCGGCGGGGGCCTACGTGCGGCGCATCGGCGACATCGCGATCGTCGGCCTCAACTCCTGCAATCCCCTGGTCGGCCCGCTCTCGGCCAGCGGCGAGGTCGCGCGTGAGCAGCTCGTCTGGCTGCATGAGCTCGGGCGTGATCCGGCCTTCCAGCAGGAGCGGCTGCGCCTCTGCCTCGTCCACCACCACCTGCTGCGGATGCCCTTCGAGCTCGGTCGGCGCGCGCCGATCGAGGTCGGGATGCGGCTGCGCAATGCCCCGGAGGTGATGCAGACCTGCAGCGACGCCGGCATCGACATCATGCTCAACGGCCACCGCCACCATGGCTACATGGTCCAGCTCCCCGGCCACCCGATGGTCGTCTCCTCGCCATCGTCGACCCTCGGCTGCAAATCGAGCGACCGGCGTTATGTCTGGCTGCTCGACCTCGCCGAGCGCCACCCCTACCCGGTGATGCACGTCTTCAGCGACGATCCCACGCTCAACGACGACGACCAGAGCGAGGCGCCCAGCCCCACGGCGCCGGCGGCCACGCCGGATACGCCCGAGTCGCCGGATTGACTTCCCGCAGATTGACTTCCAGGAACCCCGATGCTATCCAGCGCCGGTCCGTTGACGCGGGCGGTTTGTTTGCACGGGGCTGTAGCTCAGCTGGGAGAGCGCCAGAATCGCACTCTGGAGGCCGTGGGTTCGATCCCCATCAGCTCCACTCAATCGCTAGCGTTTATCCTCACCGCGGCGCCTTGCCGCAGGTGTCTAGCGAGCTCTCCCCAACCGCCGCCGCCCCCCGCGGGCGTTCGGCCGGCCTCGCTGCCGTCTACACCTCACGTCACGGCTCGGCGGACCAGACCCGGCTCGGCGGACCAGACCGGGGATGATGGTTCACGGTCACGGCGGCGAGTCCGTTGCGGCACCGCCGCAACGGTGGTGGGGGAACGGCCAGGCGGTAGTCTTCGCCTTGATCGGCCGGATCGGAAGGAGCGACGGGGCTTGGGGCGGGCGCCATTTCTTGCACAGGGCGCAACCTTGCCACCTCAGCGTGGCGAAGCAGGCTGAGAGAGCGCAGCGGCTGGTCCAGGGGGCCGGGCGGGACGGGCGTCAGGGGGCCTGGGCGCAACAAACGCCGGCGTGCAGGCGAAGCGCCCAGGTGCCGTAAGGGAAGACTGCGCTCCGGTCGCCAGCGCGCCAGCGGCGCCAGGCGCTGCGATAGCCGCTGACAAACTCGCGCAGTCGCTGCAGCGCTTCAATCCGAGCCCACTTGTTGCCGCCGGCGACGCGTGGACTCAGTTGACGGCGTGGCTCGGCCCGGCGCGGCGTCTCGAAAGCGGATTGCCGAAGCACCTGGCGTCGGCCGAGGACGGCCTTGCCCTGGGCGCGCCGCAGCGCCGCGAACTCGCCTTCGCGCGCGGCCACGGCGTCGGTGAGCAACGCGGCATACTCGTCCTGCGCGAGGTGCGCGAAGGCGGGGAGCGGATCGACGGACAGTACGGCGTGCGCGGGAAGTGGGCCCTTGTCGCGGAAGAAGCCCCTTGGTCGCTTAAAGGCCTGGGGCCGCCCCATTCGCGCCGGCAGGCTGATCAGTCCCGGCCAGTAGTGGTGCTCGGTCACCAGGAGCGCCGCCACCGGGTTGGTGATCGTGTAGACGGCCTTCGCGAGCTGCGCGTCTGCGTCGACGAGGCGCACGACCGACGGGGGCTCGGTAGCCCAGAGGTTCTCCCAGCGCCCCCAGTGCGCGTTGAGGCACTTGGCGGTGAACTCGAACAACCAGCGGCAGAACTCCGGCCGCGTGCCCCTGACGTCCGTGACCACGAGGTGAAGGTGATTGGAGAGCACGCAGAAGGCGTGTATCCGCACCCCGTACCGCGCCGCCGCCACCGCGAGGCAGTACCCAACGATCGCCACCACCGCCGAAGAGGGCCGCAGCAGGAACTGCCGCTGCGTGCACCGTCGGGTGATCATTATGGTCTCACCAGCGATGACCGGCCGAGGGATGCTCATGCAGCGTGTCGGCATCTGCAGACCGCGTGCCCATCGCTCTTCGGCATCTTCCTGCTTACTTGGCGCATGACGTCGCCGCTCGCGTCCGACATCCGGTCGGGCAGCGCGTCCGACATCCGGTCGGGCACCACGTCCGACATCCGGTCCTTTCACCGCCCAACCCATTCATCGGCCCGCAGCAGTCGGGCTAGCGAGAGTCGATGGTCGATGGACGGGTCGGCCGCGATTATCAACCCGGGTCGGGCTCGATGGCCAGCCCGTGCGACGCCCGGCCCGCGTGGCCCAGATGCTGGCCTTCGCCCATGGCCTGGGCGCCGCCATCGAGCGCGGCGACTTCCGCGACCAGGCCGACGCCGCCCGTCACTACCAGCTGACCCGAGCCCGGATCACCCAGCTCATGAACCTCACCCACCTGGCGCCCGACATTCAGGAGCAGGTGCTCTTTCTCGAGGCCGTTGATGGCCGGGAGCCGATGAGCGAGCGGGATCTGCGGCGGGTGCTCGGGAGCCTCGCGTGGGAGGAGCAGATCGCAACCTGGCAGGGCGAAGTGCGTCCCGGCGTCCGATCGGTCTGATTTCGAGCACTTCGACCGCAGTTCGGCATTGTCCGTCTGACGGCTTTGGAATATGATGCCGTTCGTTGGAGTCCAATGCCGCGGGATGCCCGCGGGTGAAGCGGGGCAGTGCGCACATGAGCGAAGACCAAGTCCTCACCATCAAAGACATCGCGGCGATTCTCAAGCTTGCTGAGAAGACCGTGTACTCGATGGCCCAAGACGGTGAGCTGCCGGCGTTCAAGGTCCGGGGCCAGTGGCGGATACGCAAACTCGACTTTGAAAAGTGGATGGCCGAGCAGGCTGCAGCGCCCCGCCGCGACCGTGACCGCGATGGCAGTCAGGGGGATCGCTGATGGCGAAAGCAAAGAAGACCGCGCGCAAGGTGAAGGCGGAGACGAACGGCAACGGCTCGGCCGCGAACCTCGGCTTCGAGCAGAAGCTCTGGCAGGCCGCCGACAAAATGCGCAACAACATGGACGCGGCGGAGTACAAGCACGTCGTCCTCGGGCTCATCTTTCTCAAGTACATCTCCGACGCCTTCGAGGAGAAGTACGCTGCCCTCCAGGCGGAGAAGAAGTCCGGCGCCGACCCGGAAGATCCGGACGAGTACCGCGCCGACAACATCTTCTGGGTGCCCAAGGAAGCCCGCTGGCCCCACCTGCAAGGCAAGGCCAAGCAGCCCACCATCGGCAAGCTCATCGATGATGCCATGCTGGCCATTGAGCGCGACAACCCGACGCTCAAGGGCGTGCTGCCCAAGGACTTCGCGCGCCCGGCCCTCGACAAGCAGCGTCTCGGCGAGATCATCGATCTCATCGGCACCATCGGTCTCGGCGACAAGGAAAACCGTTCGCGCGATGTGCTCGGCCGCGTCTACGAATACTTCCTGAGTTCCTTCGCCTCGGCCGAGGGCAAG
This genomic stretch from Pseudomonadota bacterium harbors:
- a CDS encoding divergent polysaccharide deacetylase family protein; translation: MRRRCGLGRLLVPVGRAALVPLLGLALWLGLAHWLGLAHWLGPAHWGGLACDRAPWRVAAPAAPPATAPLPRCDRARPCLAIVIDDLGRALGPLRELLALPLPLTFALLPHARQTAASVALLRAAGREPWLHLPLEPQRSTAISDEPVVLGRGGRVAPVLAEALSRVSGAVGVNSHMGSAFSADPDAAARLLRELKRRRLPFLDSRTTSATVLCRVARRIGATCLERDVFLDDARDLVTVPERLGAALALARRRGWAVAIGHPKTSTIRALAAWARRDLGGVRVLPLSSIVAGARPGGP
- a CDS encoding peptidoglycan DD-metalloendopeptidase family protein, which codes for MRGHRGRGRRSLALVVLALLSVGPPPSAQGGAGLTGLLRRETTTLAALEGLTEQAVQQQATLEQLDARRQLIDVELGETRRRLMALTQRSAERRLQLAQRLRALYELSAGGQLRLLLEDQRPGAFLLKSAAVHYLLERDARELALYARERRQLARQQQALAEQQRKQRALSAALRQGQEEAERLRQAHRSSLTRIRRTRQARQALRSELSLAQRALLRKVAQLDSRLERAGGFAARRGHLPVPVEAPLAAGAAGTATAAGAASAAVGPTVGRGALVFAPARGAPVRVVHGGVVRVAQTLPGYGQLVLVDHGEGYYTLYGYLTQLAVEAGQRVFRGAAVGRAGLDPLSGDPAAYFELRHRELLLDARQWLRP
- a CDS encoding ATP-binding cassette domain-containing protein, whose amino-acid sequence is MSDELSAVPVIQLFGVSKRYGVVAALDDVSLQVARGTLMLLTGASGAGKTTLLRTIFAAEQPDAGQVVIAGRNIARLRASSIPFLRRNVGVVFQDFRLLRECSVARNVALPLEIQGLSRRVVRERSQAVLAAVGLERAADTAAGALSGGEQQRVAIARALIAQPTIILADEPTGNLDPVWTLVVLSLLQEAARAGTTVIVATHDPLLIDRAGDAQLLRLEAGRVIELRYPVEDAPGGEEGAETPPPASAEGSGLGPVAPWFEAVPSA
- a CDS encoding vitamin B12-dependent ribonucleotide reductase yields the protein MLEKRVEITTLKSEPPTTLQPRQTGLRLERHFTDGQVHPFDTLEWESRDAVISAGSGEVVFEQRGVEAPKSWSQMATNVVVQKYFRGAVGTPQRETSVRQLIGRVVDTIARWGREQRYFANEETARIFSDELAHLLVTQRAAFNSPVWFNVGVEAHPQCSACFINSVDDTMESIMTLVKTEGMLFKYGSGTGTNFSALRSSNELLGGGGQASGPVSFMRGYDAFAGVIKSGGKTRRAAKMVILNVDHPDIMEFIESKAHEERKAWSLIDSGYDGSFNGEAYNSVFFQNANHSVRVTDAFMQAVANDEAWELRAVTSGKVVRTLPAREVMRALVGAAHQCGDPGMQFHSTINDWHTCPNTAPINASNPCSEYMFLDDSACNLASLNLRKFQQADGSLDVEAFRHAVRIVILAQEILVDNSQYPTPRITENSHKFRPLGLGYANLGALLMSRGLPYDSEAGRAVAAAITALMHGEANRVSALIAADRGPFEGAAINRQPMLRVMQKHRAQLDRIDAAYVPYELMETTRRAWDEVIELGGKHGFRNAQVTVLAPTGTIAFMMDCDTTGVEPDIALVKYKKLVGGGMLKIVNNTVPEALRRLGYAEHETRQIIDFIDAHDGIEGAPSIKEEHLPVFDCAFPAPKGKRTINYLGHVRMMAAVQPFLSGAISKTVNMPHDCTPADIEDAYLQAWRLGLKALAVYRDGCKRTQPLSTKRDEQPAAETATVSGKLDPRTEAKGPPQAVRHRLPAERRSLTHKFSIGGHEGYLTVGMYEDGRPGEIFIRMAKEGSTISGLVDSFATAISLALQHGVPIKLLVDKFAHTRFEPSGWSDNKKISYAKSIMDYIFRWLDLKFPEGHYADQQTLPGIDVESKHAPLIEQVAGRALDPADDSLGQDQGGLLRIPSTQMSMLYAAHSAPPCSECGSIEMVPNGTCYKCLNCGSTSGCS
- a CDS encoding metallophosphoesterase encodes the protein MLLLHLSDLHLSRYGERGDWSQPDEEEGWELVHQWQRWRIEGRRDRKGRPDKLRLLDPEGVVHQGRGWPARKDEKIISRLLALAMERHLTSAEALVTNRPTPEDLQALLRLDPTNTNLRFLQVVDQLLPLGPELIAVTGDTTDNGFGYRLLEHYLQPWIDRQRLFVVPGNHDTYEIMPRRGRRARIQAKGEQYRAFSQRIGNAPNAAGAYVRRIGDIAIVGLNSCNPLVGPLSASGEVAREQLVWLHELGRDPAFQQERLRLCLVHHHLLRMPFELGRRAPIEVGMRLRNAPEVMQTCSDAGIDIMLNGHRHHGYMVQLPGHPMVVSSPSSTLGCKSSDRRYVWLLDLAERHPYPVMHVFSDDPTLNDDDQSEAPSPTAPAATPDTPESPD
- a CDS encoding helix-turn-helix domain-containing protein, which encodes MSEDQVLTIKDIAAILKLAEKTVYSMAQDGELPAFKVRGQWRIRKLDFEKWMAEQAAAPRRDRDRDGSQGDR